In one Agathobacter rectalis ATCC 33656 genomic region, the following are encoded:
- the rnpA gene encoding ribonuclease P protein component: MKFSDSLKKNKDFQNVYNNGVSFANRYLVMYVLKNNTENNRIGISVSKKVGNSVIRHHITRLVRESYRLHEDMFDSGLDIVVIARVAARHVGYKEIESAVLHLGGLHRIIKKQNI, encoded by the coding sequence ATGAAATTTTCAGATTCGTTGAAAAAAAACAAGGATTTTCAGAATGTGTATAATAACGGTGTATCGTTTGCTAACAGATACCTCGTTATGTATGTTCTGAAAAATAACACAGAAAATAATCGTATAGGTATATCAGTTAGCAAAAAAGTTGGAAATAGTGTTATTAGACATCATATTACTCGTCTCGTGAGAGAGAGCTACAGACTACATGAGGACATGTTCGATAGTGGTTTGGACATCGTAGTCATCGCAAGAGTTGCAGCGCGGCATGTGGGTTATAAGGAAATAGAAAGTGCTGTTTTACATCTTGGAGGTCTTCACAGGATTATTAAGA